A region from the Ptychodera flava strain L36383 chromosome 12, AS_Pfla_20210202, whole genome shotgun sequence genome encodes:
- the LOC139144875 gene encoding uncharacterized protein, which produces MTATVALRIDFAMFFWDMAMLSSSKKQYGGNYKLLKDTWEDWPEYNELQPDRVISNEETEPSETASASGEVARSPSRTVDSAEKSWCFTVRNSQLPTTAERPLEAEDATVAVVGLSGGVCDQEHDGSREKNVLISHDGRGRPNYGTLQIL; this is translated from the exons ATGACAGCCACTGTTGCTCtgag GATCGACTTTGCGATGTTCTTCTGGGATATGGCGATGCTGAGCAGCAGTAAAAAGCAATACGGGGGAAATTACAAGCTTCTTAAGGACACATGGGAGGATTGGCCAGAATACAACGAATTGCAGCCAGACAGGGTGATTTCAAATGAAGAGACAGAGCCTAGTGAAACAGCGTCCGCATCAGGCGAAGTCGCCAGATCTCCCTCCAGAACTGTTGATTCTGCAGAAAAATCGTGGTGCTTCACGGTAAGGAATTCGCAGCTACCGACAACAGCTGAACGGCCACTGGAAGCCGAAGATGCGACGGTAGCCGTTGTTGGCCTCAGTGGTGGTGTCTGCGATCAGGAACATGACGGTAGTAGAGAAAAAAATGTACTTATATCTCATGATGGCCGTGGTCGCCCAAATTACGGTACCCTGCAGATCCTTTAA